The Anaeromyxobacter sp. Fw109-5 genomic interval TCGAACACGCCGGGCGAGTTCGTGCTCCCCCGCGCGCTGCGCGCGTTCGTGCGGGATCATCCGGGCGTGCGGGTGAGCCTCGCGGTTAAGGATTCCGCGGAGGTGACCGCGGACCTCCTGGCCGGCCGCATCGAGGTCGGGTTCGTCGGGGCGCGCTCCCCCCACCCCGAGCTCCACTACGAAGACCTCGTCGAGGACGAGATCGTGCTCGTGGCCTCGCCGGCGCTGGAGGGGATCTCCCCGGAGCCCATCTCGCCCGCCGACGCGGCCCGCCTCCCGCGGGTCGAGCGAGAGGCCGGCTCGGGCACCCGCGTCGTCGTCGAGGAGCACCTCGCCAACCTGGGCGTCCCCCTCGATCCCGCCGCGGTGGCGCTCGAGGTCGGCACGCTGGCCGGGCTCAAGGCCGCGGTCCTCTCCGGGGTCGGCGTCGCGTTCACCTCGCGCCTCGCGGTCAGGGAGGAGCTCGAGCACGGGCACCTGCGCGTGCTCCGGCTCGAGGGCGTGCGCATCCCGCGGCGACTCTTCGTGGCGTGGCGGCGCGGCGCCGCGCCGAGCCCCGCGGCCCGCCGCTTCGTCGAGGTCGCCCGCGCGTCGCTCGCGCACGCGGCGGGGCGCGCATGAGCCCGCGGCGCCCGCCGCTCCCGGCGCTCCTCTCCTGGCCGGGCCTCGCCCTCGCCGCCGCCGTCGGCCTTTCGTACCGGCTCGTGGACGGCGACCTCCGCGCGCTGCTCGCGGCCGACGCCCGCCGCGCCATGAGCGACCTCGTGCGCGGCTTCTGGCCCCCCGCGCACAGCCCCGAGTTCCTGTCCTTCCTCGTCCGTCCGCTCGCGGAGACCGTCGCCATCGCGTTCCTGGGGATGTCGCTCGCGCTCGCCCTCGCGGCCCCCCTCGCGTTCCTCGCCGCCTCCCCGCGCGTGCTCTCGGCGGGGGGCGAGCGGACGCCGTGGCCCCGCCGCGCCGCCTGGCTCGCCGCGCGGGTCGCGCTGAACCTGATGCGCTCGGTGCCGGAGCTCGTCTGGGCGCTCGTGCTCGTGCGCGCCTTCGGGCTCGGGCCGCTCGCCGGCGTGCTCGCCATCGGGATCGGCTACGCGGGCGTGCTGGGGAAGGTCTTCGCCGAGATCTTCGAGTCGGCGCCCCGGGCGCCCGCCGCGGCGCTCGCGGGCGCGGGCGCGCCGCCCGCGAGCGCCTTCGCCTTCGGCGTCCTCCCCTCCACCCTCCCGCTCCTCGCCTCGTACGCCCTCTATCGCTTCGACTGCGCGCTGCGCGCCGCCGCCGTGCTCGGGCTGGTCGGCGCCGGCGGGGTGGGCGTCCAGCTCGAGCTCTCGCTCAAGATGTTCGCCTACGACGAGGTCGCCGCGATGGTGATCGCGCTCTTCGCCCTCGTGGCAGGCGTGGATCTCCTCTCCCAGCGGGTGCGCCGCCGCATCCACCTGAGCCGCGGCCTCTTCCCGCTCGGGCTGGGGGCGCTCCGCCTCCGCCTCGTCGCGGTCGCCGCCTGGGTGGTCGCGGCCTTCGGCGCGGCGCGGGTGCTCGCGCTCTCCTGGAGGGACGTCCTCTCCCCCGGCGCGTTCGCGAGCGTCGGCGCGCTCGCGGGCGCGATGTGGCCGCCCGATCTCGACCCGGCGTTCCTGCGCCAGCTCGCGCCGGCCGCGCTCGTCACGCTCGCCACGAGCGTGCTCGGCACCGCGATCGCCGCGCTCGTCGGCCTCCTGCTCGCGTACCCGGCGGCGTACCGGATCCACGCCGTCGATGGCTCGGCCGGCGGGTCCGCGGCCGGCCGCGCCGCGGTCGCCGCCGCCGCCTGGCTCGCCCGCGGTCTCATGAACCTGGGACGGACCCTTCCCGAGCTGCTCTGGGCGCTGGTCCTCATCTTCGCTGTCGGTCTAGGCCCGTTCGCGGGGGCGCTGGCGCTGGGGATCCACACCGCCGGGGTCCTCGGGCGGCTCTACGCCGAGGCGCTCGAGGAGGTGCCGCTCGCCCCGTCGTCCGCCCTGCGCGAGTCCGGCGCGGGGGACGCCGCCGCCTCGATCTTCGCGGTGCTGCCGCAGGCGTTTCCTCAGCTCGTCGCCTACACGCTCTACCGCTGGGAGGTGAACATCCGCGCGTCCGCCGTGCTCGGCGTCGTGGGCGCGGGCGGGCTGGGCGGGCTCCTCCACGTGTCGCTCAACCTCTTCCACCACCACCGCACCCTCACGCTGCTCGCCGTGACCGTGCTCCTCGTCACCGGCGTGGATCTCCTCTCCGGCGCCATCCGCCGGCGCATCCTGGAGGGCCCGCCGGCCGAGGCGCGCCGGGCGCCCGAGACGCCGGTGATGGCGGACGCCTGGTGAACGCCCCCGCCGTGGGTTGCGCCCGTGGCCCGGCCGTGCGATGCACCTGTCCCGGCGAGAGGAGGTGATCGCGTGCTGCGCATCGAGCGTCGTGTCCCCCTCGACCGCTGAGGCCGTCCCGGCGGGAGGCGAGTTCGCCTCCGAGCATCCGAGCACCCTTCGCGCCGTCTCCAAGCCCACGTACGCCGCGCGGTCCTCCGCAGCGCGGCCGGAGCGTTCCATGCACCGCCTCACGCGCATCCTCGCCGTCACCCTCTCCCTCCTCCCGCTCGCCGGCATGGCCCAGGAGCCCCTCCGCGTCTCCGCCATCCCCGACGAGTCCCCCACCGAGCTGCAGCGCAAGTTCGGGCCGCTCGGGAAGTACCTCGAGCGTCAGCTCGGCCGTCCCGTGAAGTTCACCCCCGTCACGGACTACGCCGCCACGGTCGAGGGGCTCGCCGCGGGCAAGCTCGACCTCGTCTGGTACGGCGGCTTCACCTTCGTCCAGGCACGGCGACGGACCGGCACGGCCATCCCCCTCGTCCAGCGCGAGGAGGACGCCCGCTTCCACTCCAAGTTCATCGTGCCCGCCGCCTCGAAGGCCCAGCGGCTGCAGGACCTGAAGGGCGCGACGTTCGCGTTCGGCTCGGTCAGCTCCACCTCCGGCCACCTCATGCCGCGCTACTTCCTGCTTCAGAACGGGATCGACCCCGACCGCGACTTCGCGAGGGTGGCCTACTCCGGCGCGCACGACGTGACGGCGAAGTGGGTGGAGGCCGGCAAGGTGGAGGCGGGCGCGCTGAACGAGTCGATCTGGCAGCGCCTCGTCGACGAGAGGAAGATCGACCCGTCGAAGGTGCGAGTGCTGTGGACCACGCCGGAGTACCACGACTACAACTGGACGGTCCGCGGTGACCTCGACCCCAAGCTCGTCGAGAAGATCCGGGCCGCCTTCCTCGCGCTCGATCCCGCGAACCCGGAGCACGCGGAGATCCTGGAGCTGCAGCGGGCGAAGCGCTTCATCCCCACCTCGCCCGAGAACTACGCGGCCATCGAGCAGGCCGCCCGGGCCGCGGGGTTGCTGAAGGACTGACCGCCTCCCAGGTCGCGCCGCACGACCGCTCGCCCCTCGACGAGCTCGGGGCGAGCGGCTCCGTTCACGATCCGCTCGTGCGAGGGTGGAGGTCGAGGTCGGGGTCGAGGTCGGGGTCGGGGTCGGGGTCGGGGTCGAGGTCGAGGTCGGGGTCGGGGTCGAGGTCGGGGTCGCGGTTGGGGTCGGGGTCGGGGTCGGGGTCGAGGTCGCGGTCGGGGTCGGGGTCGGGGTCGGGGTCGGGGTCGAGGTCGAGGTCGGGGTCGGGGTCGGGGTCGCGGTCGGGGTCGGGGTCGCGGTCGGGGTCTCTCGATTCATCACATCCCACGGCGGCAGCACGCGCATGCGGGCAGGTCGTGTGCCGTCGCCCGTACGCAGACGGGGGCTCGGGCATCGAGGGGAGAAGCGCTCGGTTCCCGGCGTGCACCTCCGCGCATCGCACGCGGCGGGTCTTCGCCCGCGTCGGCGCGAGGATTGGGCAGCGGGCAGCGCAGGTCCGAGGATGTCGCACGCACGTTCCCGTTGCGCGGCGACATTCACGAATAGTTCTTGCTGTCTCCAGCGATAGCTCCTGCGAGCCACGCGAGTCCCAGTTGCGGTGGGTGAACGTTGCCCTCTTGACGAGGTTCGAGGCGAAACGCGCTCCGACGTCCGCGGTACGTCGAGAGCACGTACCTCGCGAGCGCAGGCAGGCCGCGCCGTGCGCGTCCGGCGCGCCGCGTGGACGGCGAGGGGCTGGCCCGGAAAACGGCGCAGGCACGATCCTGGCGCGTATCCGAAGGGGCCGAAATCGCGTGTTACGAAGGGTGCACAGGAGGTGCACCATGCCCGCTGTCGCCCCTTCCGCCCTCGACTCGACCCTCCTCGCCCAGCGCCTGCGCGAGCTCGCAGGCCAGGAGCGCGACGTCCAGGTCGAGTTCCTCCTCCACCTCGAGGAGTTCGATCGCCGCCGCGCGTACGTGGACGCCGGCTACCCCTCGCTCTGGGCGTATTGCCTGGAGGTGCTCCACCTTCGCGAGGGCGCGGCCGGGCGACGCATCCAGGCGATGCGGGTGCTGCGCCGGTTCCCCAGTCTCGAGGGCGCGCTTCGGGATGGCCGCCTTTGCATCTCCACCGTCCAGCTGCTCGGCCAGGTGCTGACCGAGGAGAACCTGCCCGACCTCGTCGCCCGGGCCGCCTACCGCACCAAGGCCGAGGTGGATCACCTCGTCGCCTCGCTCCAGGCGCGCACCGCTCCGCGGACAGGCGTGCGCAAGCTGCCCGACCGCGCCTCAGCCGCGAGCGCCCCGGCGCTGCCGCTGGCGGCAGTGGATGCCGGACCTGCCGAGCCGCAGGAGGCGATCCCCGTGCCTCGGGCGGCTGCTGGTGGGTCGCCGGCCACGGTTTCCGCCCCACTCGACCCGCCTCGCCCGAAGGCGCGGGCGGAGACCCGCGCCGAGCGAGAGCGACTGGTCGCTGCGGGTCACCATCGACGCGTCCTGCAAGGAGGACCTCGAGACGCTCACCGCGCTGCTCTCGCACAAGATCCCGGACGGCGATCTCGCGGCGGTGCTCCGCGAGGCCACGCTCTGGGGGGTCCCTCGACTCTCGACAACGTCCGGCTCGCCTGCAAGCCCCATAACCTGTTGCACGCCGAACAGACCTACGGGCGCGAGCACATGGCCCGTTTCCGTCGCATAGGCGTCGCCGGGGCGACGCCAGATGCCGGCGGGGCGCCACCAGCGCCGCAGCAGGCCCTGTGGGGACCGTGACCGCGGTCGGCGGAACGGGAGCAAGTCCGGCCGCAGCACCTTCCGGCGACGCGGCGGATGCGCGGCGAACCGTCGAAGCACGAGCCCGGGGGGGGGGATGCTGCCTCACCCTCGCGGATCGCGCGCCTCGAGCCCGAGGATCCAGCCCTCGACCGAGCGCGCCATCGGATCCACCGGCTCGTGGAGCTCGGTCCGGCCGAGCACCACGTCCAGCATCCCGAGCAGCGCCGCCACCGCGTCGAATGGGTCCTCTCCCGCCGCGCTCGGGCCGAAGCCGGAGGCGAGCTGGCCGAGGAGCCGGCGCGACGGGACCACCCCCGCTCGCGCGAGCCAGCGGCGGAGCGCGGCGCACGCCTCGCGCCGCGAGCGCGGATCCCGCTTGGAGACGCGGGCAACGCCGAGCCGGCCGTACGCGTCCGCGGGGTAGATCTCCGAGAGCACCACCGCGCCGGGACGCAGCAGCGTCAGCAGCTCGCCGTGGAAGGGCCAGATCACGGCCTGCCCCTCGCGCAGCGCGGGCAGGACGACGTCTCTCCAGCCCGCGAGCGCCGCCTTGCCCGCCTGCTTGGCGCCGACGGTCCAGAAGAGCGCCTCCGCCGCTCGCCGCCCGGGACGGGCGCGCTCGCAGGCGCGCCGGAGGGCGTCGATCCCCGGAACCGCGAGGGCGGCGCACAGCTCCGCCTGCCGGTGCTGGCCGGGGCGGCGCGCGCGGACCGGGTAGAACGGCCGGTGGAGCGTGATCTCGCTCGCCGTGGCGGCCGGCGAGAAGAACGCGTGGTACGGCGGGGCGCCGAGGCCGCGCGCCCACGGGAGGAACGCCGCGATCCCCGCGCGCTCCGCGTAGGCGGCGGGGACGCCCACGGGGAAGTCGAGCCCGACGAGGGCGGCGCGCCGCGTCCCGGCGCGGCGCGACAGCCGCGCGACGAGCGTCTCCGCCCGTCCGACGGGACGCGCCCCGCCCGCGCGCCAGCGCCCGTCGCGGCCGCGCACCGCCACCGCGAGCCAGCGCTTCCGCGCGGCGACGCTCCAGTCTGCGGCGGCGACGAGGTCGGCGGCGAGCGGCTCCGGCACGTCGCCGATCTAGCCCGCGCCCTTCACCCGCGCCTCCCCAGCTTCACCGGCCGCGCGGCCTGGAGCACCCGGAAGTCTCCCGCCTCGAGCGGCGACTCCCGCGCGAACAGCGCGTGCGCCTCGCGCAGCGCGTGCCGGAGCGCGGCCCGGCGCTCGCCCTCGGTCGCGTCCGGACGCTCCCGCGCGAGGGCGGCGACCGCGACGCCGAACCGCCTCAGCACGTGCAGCCGGCTCACCGCGATGACGCCCGGCTCGAAGGGGACGCCGAGCGCGGCGAAGAAGTCCTCCGCCGACTCCAGCCCCTCCAGCTCCGGCAGCGGCGCCGGCGCGCCCGCCTCGCTCACGCGACCTCCGCCCGCGGAGCGGGATCGCCCCCGGCGGCCTCCACCTCGCCCGCCCGCGCGCGCGCGGCGAACCCCTCGAACCAGGCCAGCGCGGCCGTCTCGATCGGCCGGAACGCCTGATCGACCACCGCCTCGATGCCCGCGGCGGCGAGCCGTGCGCTGGGACAGCGCCCGATCTTCGAGACCAGCACGGCGCGGCAGCCGCCGAGCGCGCGCAGCATGCCGTCGAGCGCGTCCTCGTCCCCCTCGCCACCGACGCAGTAGCGCTCGACGGGGCGCCGTCCGACGAGGCGCGCGCCGGCGCGGCTGACGTCGTACACGAGCAGCTCGCGCGCCTGGCCGAAGTGCTCGTCCACCTGCCCGCCCCCGCGCGTGGCCACCGCGATCCTCGCCGAGACCGCCGCCGGCACCGCCGCCAGACGCTGGAGCGCGGCGTCGCGCTCGCTCGCGACCCGTCCCCGCACGCGCGCGATCGCGTCGCGGCGCGCTGCTCGCGCCTCCCGGGCGTCGCGGGCAGGCCCCGGCGGGAGGGAGGCCAGGGTGAACGAGGTGAAGCGATCCTCCCCGAGGCGCCCCACCGCGTCGGCCCGGCACTGGCGGCAGTGCCGCATGAGCCGCGCGTCGAGCTCGCAGGCCCGCTGGACCTCCTCCAGCTCCAGGGCGGTCGGACCGCGCCGGCCGGTCCGGCCGTAGTGCGTGCCGTGCTCCGGCGCCGAGATGAGCGGGACGAGGTTCACGAGGAAGGCGCCCGCCCGCCGCACGGCCCGCGTCACCTCCGGCAGGTGCGCGTCGTTCACGCCCGGGATCACGACGGAGTTCACCTTCACGAGCACGCCGCGCGCGGCGAGCGCGGCGATCCCCTCGAGCTGCTGCGCCGAGAGGATCCTCGACGCCTCGGGGCCCCGCACCTTGCGCCCGCCCCGGAGGACCCAGGGGTAGATCCGCTCGCCCACGGCGGGGTCGATCATGTTCACGGTCACCGTCACGTGGCGCGCCCCGGCCGCGGCGAGCCGCTCCGCGTGCTCCGGGAGCGCGAGCCCGTTCGTCGAGACGCAGAGCCGCAGGTCCGGCGCGGCGCGGTGCACGCCCTCGAGGGTCGCGAAGGTCGCGTCGGCGTTGGCCAGCGCGTCCCCGGGCCCGGCGATGCCGACCACCGACAGCTCGGGGAGCTCGGCCGCGACGGCGAGCACCTTGCGGACCGCGTCCTCGGGCCGGAGCCGCTCCGAGACGACGCCCGGTCGGCTCTCGTTGGCGCAGTCGTACTTCCGGTTGCAGTAGTGGCACTGCACGTTGCAGGCGGGCGCCACCGCGACGTGCATGCGCGCGAAGTGGTGGTGCGCCTCCTCGCTGTAGCAGGGGTGGTCGGCGACCAGCGCGGCCACGTCCTCCGGAAGCGTGGGCGCGGCGTCGCCGCAGCCCTGCGCGAACGTGCAGTTGGCCGCGGGCGCTGGCGGGGCGGAGCGTTCGAGGACCGGGAGGCGCATGGGGCCCTCACGCGACCAGCGGCTCGAACGAGAACGCGCCCTTCTTGCAGGTGCGGCCGCAGGCCTCGCACCCGATGCACTCGTCCGCGTTCTCGACCGCCGCGAACATCTTGGCGGTCTCCTCCTCGTCCACCTCCGCCGGCGCCAGCACGCCGTGCGCGCAGATCTTGATGCAGCGACCGCAGCCGATGCACAGCTCGGCGTCGATGGACCTCACGAACCGGGGGGTCCACTCTTTCTTCCCGCGCCTCAGCCCCGTGATGAACGCCATGGCTTCCTCTCCTCCTCGCAGTGCGCCGGGTCCCGGCGCGGTTTCACTCGTCGCTGTCGCCTGCCGTGGCCGAGCCGCCGTCGCCGTCCTCGCCCGCCGGGACGCCCATGGCCTTCCGCAGCCACGGCGGCGGGCGTCCCCGCAGGACCTCCTGCAGCCTGCCCACGACCTCCTCCACGGCGACGTCGCCGCTCGCCTTCATCGGCTGGATCCGGCGGGAGACGAGCTTCGCCGCGGCCGGGCCGCCGATCTGGGCGGTGTAGACGATGGCGCAGCCCGCGAGCGCGCTCGCCCGCGCGGCGATCCGATCGTCCTCGTCCTCGGCGCTCGTGACGGCGCTCACCCGCTCCACGAAGCGGGCCGCGTCGGGGCCGACCTCCCACACCCAGAAGTGCCCCGCCCGTCCGAAGTGCTCGTCCACCCGCTCGCCGGTGCTGCTCGTGAACGCGATCCGCATCCGTGCCTCCGCCCTTCAGTTGTGCGCGAGCCGCTGCGCCTCGGTCGCGCTCGCCTGGAACAGGTTCGCCACCTCGAAGACGAGGTTCATCGTGCCGCGGTAGCCGACCCACACCTTCTGGTGGGCGCCGAGCCGGTCGAACACCGGCAACCCCGCGCGCAGGTGCGCCTTCACCCCGAGCCTCGCGACCGCCTGGCGGCCGTTGGAGTTGGCCACGACGAGGTCGACCCCCTCGGCCGCGCCCTCGAGGTCCTCGAGGTCACCGGCGGCCACCGTCGCGGCGGGGAG includes:
- a CDS encoding ABC transporter permease yields the protein MSPRRPPLPALLSWPGLALAAAVGLSYRLVDGDLRALLAADARRAMSDLVRGFWPPAHSPEFLSFLVRPLAETVAIAFLGMSLALALAAPLAFLAASPRVLSAGGERTPWPRRAAWLAARVALNLMRSVPELVWALVLVRAFGLGPLAGVLAIGIGYAGVLGKVFAEIFESAPRAPAAALAGAGAPPASAFAFGVLPSTLPLLASYALYRFDCALRAAAVLGLVGAGGVGVQLELSLKMFAYDEVAAMVIALFALVAGVDLLSQRVRRRIHLSRGLFPLGLGALRLRLVAVAAWVVAAFGAARVLALSWRDVLSPGAFASVGALAGAMWPPDLDPAFLRQLAPAALVTLATSVLGTAIAALVGLLLAYPAAYRIHAVDGSAGGSAAGRAAVAAAAWLARGLMNLGRTLPELLWALVLIFAVGLGPFAGALALGIHTAGVLGRLYAEALEEVPLAPSSALRESGAGDAAASIFAVLPQAFPQLVAYTLYRWEVNIRASAVLGVVGAGGLGGLLHVSLNLFHHHRTLTLLAVTVLLVTGVDLLSGAIRRRILEGPPAEARRAPETPVMADAW
- a CDS encoding putative selenate ABC transporter substrate-binding protein, which translates into the protein MHRLTRILAVTLSLLPLAGMAQEPLRVSAIPDESPTELQRKFGPLGKYLERQLGRPVKFTPVTDYAATVEGLAAGKLDLVWYGGFTFVQARRRTGTAIPLVQREEDARFHSKFIVPAASKAQRLQDLKGATFAFGSVSSTSGHLMPRYFLLQNGIDPDRDFARVAYSGAHDVTAKWVEAGKVEAGALNESIWQRLVDERKIDPSKVRVLWTTPEYHDYNWTVRGDLDPKLVEKIRAAFLALDPANPEHAEILELQRAKRFIPTSPENYAAIEQAARAAGLLKD
- a CDS encoding nitrogenase-stabilizing/protective protein NifW; protein product: MSEAGAPAPLPELEGLESAEDFFAALGVPFEPGVIAVSRLHVLRRFGVAVAALARERPDATEGERRAALRHALREAHALFARESPLEAGDFRVLQAARPVKLGRRG
- the nifB gene encoding nitrogenase cofactor biosynthesis protein NifB, with product MRLPVLERSAPPAPAANCTFAQGCGDAAPTLPEDVAALVADHPCYSEEAHHHFARMHVAVAPACNVQCHYCNRKYDCANESRPGVVSERLRPEDAVRKVLAVAAELPELSVVGIAGPGDALANADATFATLEGVHRAAPDLRLCVSTNGLALPEHAERLAAAGARHVTVTVNMIDPAVGERIYPWVLRGGRKVRGPEASRILSAQQLEGIAALAARGVLVKVNSVVIPGVNDAHLPEVTRAVRRAGAFLVNLVPLISAPEHGTHYGRTGRRGPTALELEEVQRACELDARLMRHCRQCRADAVGRLGEDRFTSFTLASLPPGPARDAREARAARRDAIARVRGRVASERDAALQRLAAVPAAVSARIAVATRGGGQVDEHFGQARELLVYDVSRAGARLVGRRPVERYCVGGEGDEDALDGMLRALGGCRAVLVSKIGRCPSARLAAAGIEAVVDQAFRPIETAALAWFEGFAARARAGEVEAAGGDPAPRAEVA
- the fdxB gene encoding ferredoxin III, nif-specific — its product is MAFITGLRRGKKEWTPRFVRSIDAELCIGCGRCIKICAHGVLAPAEVDEEETAKMFAAVENADECIGCEACGRTCKKGAFSFEPLVA
- the nifX gene encoding nitrogen fixation protein NifX — translated: MRIAFTSSTGERVDEHFGRAGHFWVWEVGPDAARFVERVSAVTSAEDEDDRIAARASALAGCAIVYTAQIGGPAAAKLVSRRIQPMKASGDVAVEEVVGRLQEVLRGRPPPWLRKAMGVPAGEDGDGGSATAGDSDE